A region of Pseudorasbora parva isolate DD20220531a chromosome 14, ASM2467924v1, whole genome shotgun sequence DNA encodes the following proteins:
- the LOC137039517 gene encoding granzyme B(G,H)-like: MTIIILSLFLLASLLPHLTITAHVNVGIVNGTEAKPHSRPYMVSLQMNGYHICGGFLISDQWVLTAAHCWNRRDILTVVVGAHDLRKSKCLDRIGVKSYIPHPNYKGGPIRNDIMLLKLKKRVKLNNKVRLISLPKDRNIKAGTRCSVAGWGRLATNGPGSNRLMEAVTIVKNQAECQRSWGFSYLASQMICAYGYGGSCRGDSGGPLVCGNTAVGITSFGAGYGCNSPEKPNVYTKISTYLQWFQLQM; the protein is encoded by the exons ATGACCATCATTATCCTCTCTCTGTTTCTGCTGGCCTCTCTGCTGCCACACCTGACCATCACTG ctcaTGTGAATGTGGGTATAGTGAACGGCACAGAAGCCAAACCCCACTCCAGACCTTACATGGTTTCTCTTCAAATGAATGGGTATCATATCTGTGGTGGATTCCTCATTTCTGATCAGTGGGTCTTGACGGCTGCTCATTGCTGGAATAG AAGAGATATTCTGACGGTTGTTGTTGGTGCTCATGACTTAAGGAAAAGCAAGTGTTTAGATCGCATTGGCGTGAAGTCCTACATCCCACATCCAAACTATAAAGGCGGCCCTATTCGGAATGACATCATGCTTTTGAAG CTAAAGAAAAGAGTCAAACTAAACAACAAAGTAAGACTGATATCTTTACCAAAGGACAGAAACATTAAAGCAGGTACTCGCTGTAGTGTTGCCGGCTGGGGAAGACTGGCGACTAATGGCCCAGGGAGCAATCGTCTAATGGAGGCAGTCACGATTGTAAAAAATCAGGCCGAGTGTCAGCGTAGCTGGGGATTTAGTTACTTGGCCTCACAGATGATCTGTGCATATGGCTACGGTGGATCCTGCAGA GGGGATTCAGGAGGTCCTTTGGTTTGTGGAAACACTGCTGTTGGTATCACATCTTTTGGAGCTGGATATGGCTGCAATTCACCAGAAAAACCTAATGTGTATACTAAGATTTCAACATATCTTCAATGGTTTCAGTTACAAATGTGA